A stretch of the Chloroflexota bacterium genome encodes the following:
- a CDS encoding UPF0175 family protein codes for MAVQSYEWALTELVKLQQRQPDLVQSALEKTLRENGDLQWSLVVNAYLDEIINLGRAAELLGMHRLELQERFIELGIPLRIGAATLEEARAEVAAIRKWKSVKESKSRKYNARRRQ; via the coding sequence ATGGCAGTTCAATCATACGAATGGGCATTGACCGAACTCGTCAAATTGCAACAGCGTCAACCCGACCTTGTGCAATCCGCGTTGGAGAAAACTCTGCGCGAGAACGGCGACTTGCAGTGGTCGCTTGTCGTGAACGCGTATTTAGATGAGATCATCAACCTGGGCAGAGCAGCAGAATTGCTGGGGATGCATCGCCTTGAATTGCAAGAACGTTTTATCGAGTTAGGTATTCCGCTTCGGATTGGCGCGGCAACGCTGGAAGAAGCGCGCGCCGAAGTCGCGGCAATTCGCAAATGGAAATCGGTCAAGGAATCCAAAAGCAGGAAATACAATGCGCGCCGTCGTCAATAA
- a CDS encoding DUF3368 domain-containing protein codes for MRAVVNNTVLSNFANVRRADLVRQSFGDLVATTDVLAELKAGERLHRLPICDWSWLKAIALTKDERAHAEQLRKTVDAGEASCLAVASARSLVFLTDDRDARRLARLNKIAISGTLGILQSLVDDQHLNLDEANRLLAEMIAKGYRSPVRSLQELDK; via the coding sequence ATGCGCGCCGTCGTCAATAACACGGTTCTCAGCAATTTCGCAAACGTCCGCCGCGCGGACTTGGTTCGGCAATCGTTCGGCGACCTGGTCGCGACGACAGACGTGTTGGCAGAACTCAAAGCAGGCGAACGCTTACACCGTCTTCCGATTTGTGATTGGTCGTGGCTCAAAGCAATTGCATTGACGAAAGACGAACGCGCACATGCAGAGCAGTTGCGCAAGACAGTGGATGCCGGCGAGGCATCTTGCCTCGCGGTTGCCTCTGCGCGCAGCTTGGTCTTTTTGACAGATGATCGCGACGCCCGACGCCTCGCGCGATTGAACAAGATTGCAATTTCAGGTACACTCGGTATTTTGCAATCGCTCGTTGACGATCAGCATCTCAATTTGGACGAAGCGAATCGTTTGCTCGCAGAGATGATTGCAAAGGGATACCGCTCACCGGTCCGATCATTGCAGGAACTAGACAAGTAA
- the polX gene encoding DNA polymerase/3'-5' exonuclease PolX, whose translation MPEQKWTNQEIAALLYRIADILEIQGEIVFKVVAYRRAADAIEHLGRGLRDVWQGDPKNLRAIAGVGEAIADKIDELFRTGKLAYYAKITKGVPPGIFELLTIPDVGPKTVARLWKELKITDVAKLEKAARAGKLRAIKGFGAKSEEKILAGIEAQRRKKSSTRVLLGVAYPFAQEIVAAMRAACGDAIRDIAPAGSLRRMRPTIGDLDILVASDSPEKIIDAFVNLPIVRDVNAKGTTKASIIAENGMQVDLRVLESKHWGAALQYFTGSKEHNIALRNIALEQGLSLSEWGFKTVKGEKEIFTPREEEVYEKLGLQWIPPELREASGELRLAQEKRLPRLIELGDLKGDLQLHSNWSDGSFTIEQMAEAARARGLHYSAVTDHSQGLGIARGLTPERLKQQWAEIDALNKKWKDFVVLKSIEMEIHADGSLDFPDELLAQFDIVLVSTHSALKQSREKITARVVKAMQNPHVDIFAHPTGRLLGTREESALDLEEVFCVAKETGTLVEIDGAPERLDLDDVRVRRAREVGAQIVIDSDAHSPQGFDGLFYGVAMARRGGLEAKDVLNTLEWKELRKRLKRNRK comes from the coding sequence ATGCCGGAACAGAAATGGACGAATCAAGAGATCGCCGCGCTGTTGTATCGCATCGCGGACATTCTCGAAATCCAGGGTGAGATCGTGTTCAAGGTCGTCGCGTATCGCCGCGCCGCCGACGCGATTGAACATCTTGGACGCGGGCTGCGCGACGTGTGGCAAGGCGATCCGAAAAATCTGCGCGCGATTGCCGGCGTCGGCGAAGCGATTGCGGACAAGATTGACGAACTCTTTCGTACCGGCAAACTCGCGTACTATGCCAAAATCACGAAAGGTGTGCCGCCCGGCATTTTTGAATTGCTGACGATTCCGGATGTCGGACCGAAAACCGTCGCGCGTCTCTGGAAAGAATTGAAAATCACCGACGTCGCGAAATTGGAGAAAGCGGCGCGCGCGGGCAAATTGCGCGCGATCAAAGGATTCGGCGCGAAATCGGAAGAGAAAATCCTTGCGGGCATCGAGGCGCAACGGCGCAAAAAATCTTCGACGCGCGTTTTGCTCGGCGTCGCGTACCCCTTCGCGCAAGAGATCGTCGCGGCGATGCGCGCGGCGTGCGGCGACGCAATTCGCGACATTGCGCCCGCCGGTTCGCTCCGCCGGATGAGACCGACGATTGGCGATCTCGACATCCTCGTCGCGTCCGATTCTCCGGAAAAGATTATTGACGCGTTCGTGAACCTGCCCATCGTGCGTGATGTGAATGCGAAAGGCACGACGAAAGCAAGCATCATCGCGGAGAACGGAATGCAAGTAGATTTGCGCGTGCTCGAATCGAAACACTGGGGCGCGGCGTTGCAATATTTCACCGGGAGCAAAGAGCACAACATCGCGTTGCGAAACATCGCGCTCGAACAAGGTCTCTCGTTGAGCGAGTGGGGCTTCAAAACCGTCAAGGGCGAAAAGGAAATTTTCACGCCGCGCGAAGAAGAGGTGTACGAGAAACTCGGTTTGCAATGGATTCCCCCAGAATTGCGAGAGGCGAGTGGCGAATTGCGATTGGCGCAAGAAAAGCGATTGCCTCGCCTCATCGAACTTGGCGATCTCAAAGGCGATCTACAATTACATTCGAACTGGAGCGATGGCAGTTTCACGATTGAGCAAATGGCGGAAGCGGCGCGCGCGCGCGGCTTACATTACAGCGCGGTCACCGATCACAGCCAGGGACTGGGCATTGCGCGCGGGTTGACGCCGGAGCGATTGAAGCAACAGTGGGCGGAGATTGACGCGCTCAACAAGAAATGGAAAGATTTCGTCGTGCTGAAAAGCATCGAGATGGAAATTCACGCAGACGGCTCGCTCGATTTCCCGGATGAACTGCTCGCGCAATTCGACATCGTGCTCGTCTCGACGCACAGCGCGCTGAAGCAGTCGCGCGAAAAGATTACCGCGCGCGTCGTCAAGGCGATGCAAAATCCGCACGTGGACATTTTCGCGCATCCGACCGGGCGTTTGCTCGGCACGCGCGAAGAATCCGCGCTCGATCTCGAAGAAGTGTTTTGCGTCGCGAAGGAAACCGGGACGCTCGTCGAAATTGACGGCGCGCCGGAACGTCTCGATCTGGACGATGTGCGCGTGCGCCGCGCGCGCGAGGTCGGCGCGCAAATCGTGATTGACAGCGACGCGCACTCGCCCCAAGGATTCGACGGCTTGTTCTACGGCGTTGCGATGGCGCGCCGCGGCGGACTGGAAGCGAAGGATGTGTTGAACACGCTGGAGTGGAAGGAGTTGCGGAAGCGGCTGAAGCGGAATAGGAAATGA
- a CDS encoding PilZ domain-containing protein: MPKDDQRRSQRKLVSLRAFIFRETTSFLGVSIPARTINLSHTGALIESAERLFSGEDCTFELVTDDGRRAEISGRIVWVKQETDNVYRAGVAFRNLSPDEEYLLDLELVRKSTG, from the coding sequence ATGCCAAAAGACGATCAACGGCGTTCCCAGCGCAAACTGGTTTCTCTGCGGGCTTTTATTTTCCGCGAAACGACAAGTTTTCTGGGTGTTTCGATCCCGGCTCGAACGATCAATCTCAGTCATACTGGGGCGTTGATCGAATCGGCGGAGCGCCTATTCTCAGGCGAGGATTGTACGTTTGAATTGGTAACGGACGATGGTCGCCGCGCCGAAATTTCTGGACGGATCGTCTGGGTGAAACAAGAAACGGACAATGTGTATCGCGCCGGCGTGGCATTCCGCAATCTCTCGCCAGATGAGGAATATCTGTTAGACCTGGAACTGGTGAGGAAAAGTACTGGTTGA